The following are encoded together in the Culex pipiens pallens isolate TS chromosome 1, TS_CPP_V2, whole genome shotgun sequence genome:
- the LOC120421015 gene encoding equilibrative nucleoside transporter 1 → MADGQNLLDRKHGAISIVGGRGANHEAEKSPFLPTEPVRLTPAWEENNLPNDELNFKGMTMERARMELHPPNDKLMLVFLTLMIHGVGTLMPWNMFITAKSYFVDYKLSQNYTSVESEYGTYFLSYVGFASQIPNLLFNWLNIFMNLGGNLTKRIVYSILIEVIVFVVTVVLAMIDSSDWPGAFFWITMITVVILNMAGGIYQNTVYGMVAKLPFKYTGAVVLGSNISGTFASIISILSSQFASSVRTAAIYYFITAMFVLLLCFDTYFALPLNKFYRYHEMLKEKEAETHKKAGIDVDGRPPFWRIFKQAFPQLFNVFFTFFITLAVFPAVHSDIKRSSPDFVIGDELYVSITCFLTFNLFAMLGSLTTSWVTWPKPKHLVWPVVLRAVFLPLFLFCNYRPLGIERLLPIYINDDWVYWGIAVLMAYSSGYLSSLGMMYAPQSVESHHAVTAGMFAAAMLITGIFSGILFSMVFPLIVRTNFLEWLH, encoded by the exons GTGCCAACCATGAAGCCGAAAAATCGCCGTTCCTCCCAACGGAACCGGTGCGGCTCACACCGGCCTGGGAGGAGAACAACCTTCCGAATGATGAGCTCAACTTTAAAG GGATGACCATGGAGCGGGCCCGGATGGAGCTCCATCCGCCAAACGACAAGCTGATGCTGGTCTTCCTGACCCTGATGATCCACGGCGTCGGCACGCTAATGCCCTGGAACATGTTCATCACTGCCAAATCG TACTTTGTAGACTATAAGCTCAGTCAGAATTACACCAGCGTAGAGTCCGAGTACGGGACGTACTTCCTGTCGTACGTTGGGTTCGCGTCGCAGATTCCGAACCTGCTGTTCAACTGGTTGAACATCTTCATGAACCTTGG TGGCAACCTAACCAAGCGCATCGTGTACAGCATCCTGATCGAGGTGATCGTGTTTGTCGTGACCGTTGTCCTTGCCATGATCGATTCGTCCGATTGGCCCGGGGCGTTCTTCTGGATTACGATGATCACCGTTGTGATCCTGAACA TGGCCGGTGGCATCTACCAGAACACCGTGTACGGCATGGTGGCCAAGCTGCCGTTCAAGTACACCGGCGCCGTCGTGCTGGGGTCCAACATCAGCGGCACGTTCGCGTCCATCATCTCGATCCTTAGCTCCCAATTCGCATCGTCGGTGCGGACGGCCGCCATCTACTACTTCATCACGGCCATGTTCGTGCTGCTGCTGTGCTTCGACACGTACTTTGCGCTGCCGCTGAAT aaattctACCGCTACCACGAGATGCTCAAGGAGAAGGAAGCGGAAACGCACAAAAAGGCCGGCATCGACGTGGACGGGCGACCCCCCTTCTGGAGGATCTTCAAGCAGGCCTTCCCGCAGCTGTTCAACGTGTTCTTCACCTTCTTCATCACGCTGGCCGTGTTCCCGGCCGTTCACTCGGACATCAAGCGCTCCTCGCCGGATTTCGTCATTGGGGACGAGCTATACGTGAGCATCACCTGCTTCCTCACGTTTAACCTGTTTGCGATGCTGGGCAGTTTGACCACCTCGTGGGTGACCTGGCCCAAACCGAAGCACCTGGTGTGGCCAGTGGTCCTCCGAGCGGTGTTTCTCCCGCTGTTCCTGTTCTGCAATTACCGACCACTCGGTATCGAACGGTTGCTCCCGATCTACATCAACGATGACTGGGTGTACTGGGGCATCGCCGTCCTCATGGCGTACAGTTCCGGCTATCTGAGCTCGCTCGGAATGATGTACGCCCCGCAGTCCGTGGAGTCGCACCACGCCGTTACGGCCGGCATGTTTGCCGCGGCCATGCTCATTACGGGCATCTTCAGCGGCATTCTCTTCTCGATGGTCTTCCCCCTGATTGTGCGTACCAACTTCCTCGAGTGGCTGCACTAG